Proteins from a genomic interval of Providencia stuartii:
- the pgl gene encoding 6-phosphogluconolactonase — protein MNQVVYIASPESHQIHVWSMNEVGELTLLQTVTTPGQVQPMVLSHDKKHLYIGVRPNFRVITYRIEDNGTLSFKAETSIPSTPVHLSLDNTGKYLFVPSYHQHNLAVLPINSAGVPQTAIQVIEGLRNPHSSHVDADNQQLWVPCLGEDHIRLFDLHADGYLTEASADQISAAQGAGPRHLAFHPQHKVIYCVNELDSTINVYHKFTRYRQTQHINVYPQGSDSQRWAADIHITPDGRHLYASERSDSYISHFLVSDDGRELTFAGTYPTEEQPRGFNIDATGRFLISSGQKSDSISVSEIDPITGKLTQIGRYPVGKGPMWVTVLAR, from the coding sequence ATGAATCAGGTTGTCTATATTGCTAGCCCCGAAAGCCATCAGATCCACGTTTGGTCTATGAACGAAGTCGGTGAACTTACTTTGTTGCAGACTGTGACGACGCCAGGCCAAGTACAGCCAATGGTATTAAGCCATGATAAAAAACATCTTTATATTGGGGTAAGACCCAACTTTCGCGTCATCACTTACCGTATAGAAGATAACGGCACATTAAGTTTCAAAGCGGAAACCTCAATTCCAAGTACACCAGTACATTTATCATTGGATAACACAGGTAAGTATCTGTTTGTGCCGTCGTACCATCAACACAATTTGGCGGTATTACCAATAAACAGCGCAGGTGTGCCGCAAACGGCGATCCAAGTTATTGAAGGGTTACGTAACCCGCACTCTTCACATGTTGATGCAGACAATCAGCAATTATGGGTACCTTGTTTAGGGGAAGATCATATCCGTTTATTTGATCTACATGCTGACGGTTATTTAACGGAAGCCTCTGCTGATCAAATTAGTGCTGCACAAGGTGCAGGGCCTCGCCATTTGGCTTTCCACCCTCAGCATAAAGTGATTTATTGTGTTAATGAATTGGATTCGACGATTAATGTCTACCATAAATTTACACGCTATCGTCAAACGCAACATATCAATGTCTATCCACAAGGCAGTGACAGCCAACGCTGGGCCGCAGATATTCATATTACGCCAGATGGTCGTCATCTCTATGCGAGTGAGCGTTCAGATAGTTATATTAGCCACTTCCTGGTTTCTGATGATGGCCGTGAATTAACCTTTGCGGGCACTTATCCAACTGAAGAGCAGCCTCGTGGATTTAATATCGATGCGACGGGACGATTTTTGATTTCGAGTGGACAAAAGTCCGACAGTATTTCGGTCAGTGAAATCGACCCAATTACCGGTAAGCTCACACAAATTGGCCGCTACCCAGTAGGAAAAGGCCCTATGTGGGTAACGGTACTTGCACGCTAA
- a CDS encoding pyridoxal phosphatase, translated as MSYRVIALDLDGTLLDPQKKILPESLAALNEARRQGVKVLIVTGRHHVAIHPFYQALNLDTPAICCNGTYLYDYLGKKVLASDPMTLESATQMIERLRDTDIQHLMYVDDAMLYNAPTEGIKRTLSWAETLPEAQRPNIQFVENYADVMHDYQSIWKFAVSSENLNQLKEVVHGIETDFGLECEWSWVDQVDIGRKGNSKGLRLKQWVESQGMTMDDVVAFGDNFNDLSMLTTAGLGVAMGNAVDEIKQQAKLVTRDNTQPGIAEVIRKYVL; from the coding sequence ATGTCATACCGCGTTATTGCGCTCGATCTCGATGGAACACTACTTGATCCTCAAAAGAAGATTTTACCTGAATCTCTAGCTGCTTTGAATGAAGCACGCCGTCAAGGCGTCAAAGTACTGATTGTGACTGGACGCCATCATGTTGCTATTCACCCTTTCTATCAAGCTCTTAATCTTGATACTCCAGCGATTTGTTGTAACGGAACTTACCTTTATGACTATTTAGGTAAAAAGGTTCTTGCCTCTGATCCAATGACATTAGAGTCAGCAACACAAATGATAGAAAGGCTACGTGATACGGATATTCAACATTTAATGTATGTTGATGATGCAATGTTGTATAACGCGCCGACTGAAGGGATCAAAAGAACCCTTAGCTGGGCAGAAACCTTGCCAGAAGCACAGCGTCCAAATATTCAATTTGTCGAAAATTATGCTGATGTCATGCACGATTATCAATCGATCTGGAAATTTGCGGTAAGCTCCGAAAATCTGAATCAGCTTAAAGAAGTTGTCCATGGCATTGAAACTGATTTCGGTTTGGAGTGTGAATGGTCTTGGGTTGATCAGGTTGATATTGGGCGTAAAGGAAACAGCAAGGGCCTACGTCTCAAACAATGGGTTGAATCACAAGGCATGACCATGGATGATGTAGTTGCTTTTGGCGATAACTTCAATGACTTAAGTATGCTAACGACTGCTGGTCTAGGTGTTGCAATGGGCAATGCAGTCGATGAAATCAAACAACAAGCCAAGCTGGTCACTCGCGATAATACCCAACCGGGCATTGCCGAAGTGATCCGCAAGTATGTTTTGTAA
- the modC gene encoding molybdenum ABC transporter ATP-binding protein ModC, with the protein MLQLDFSQTLGDLQLEVNTELPTESITAVFGLSGAGKTSLINVIGGLTKPNRGRIVLNGRTLVDMEKGICLPPEQRHIGYVFQDARLFPHYRVKNNLRYGMAPEMKGRFDEIVGLLGIEKLLNRFPITLSGGEKQRVAIGRALLTAPEILLMDEPLASLDLPRKRELLPYLERLSQDVKIPILYVSHSLDEILRLADKVIVMAQGKVKAFGPLEEVWASSALRPWLQQETLSSVLNVICHGHHPDYAMTAVTVGHQKLWIPRIDTQKDHMLRLRIDASDVSLVLEKPQVSSIRNILSAEVVEWIEDGEQVDVKLDLGDQHYLWARITRWARDELSIRKGRKVYAQVKSVSLSRQITLHTPSPKS; encoded by the coding sequence ATGTTACAACTTGATTTTTCACAGACACTGGGTGATTTACAGCTTGAAGTGAACACTGAATTACCCACAGAAAGCATAACGGCAGTATTTGGCTTGTCTGGTGCGGGGAAAACCTCCTTGATCAATGTCATTGGGGGGCTAACCAAGCCGAATCGTGGGCGTATTGTGCTTAATGGGCGCACATTGGTGGATATGGAAAAAGGGATCTGCTTACCACCTGAACAGCGACATATAGGCTATGTGTTTCAAGATGCTCGGCTTTTCCCACATTATCGCGTAAAAAACAACCTACGTTACGGGATGGCGCCAGAGATGAAAGGGCGTTTTGATGAAATCGTGGGTTTGTTAGGGATCGAAAAATTACTGAATCGTTTTCCAATTACGCTATCGGGGGGGGAAAAACAGCGTGTTGCGATTGGTCGTGCGTTGTTAACAGCCCCTGAAATTTTATTAATGGATGAGCCTTTGGCTTCTCTTGATCTACCGCGTAAACGTGAATTATTACCGTATTTGGAAAGGCTTTCTCAGGATGTCAAAATCCCGATTTTGTATGTGAGCCATAGCCTTGATGAAATTTTACGTTTAGCTGATAAAGTGATTGTGATGGCACAAGGGAAAGTAAAAGCTTTCGGCCCGTTAGAAGAGGTATGGGCAAGTAGTGCATTACGTCCTTGGTTGCAGCAAGAAACATTAAGTAGTGTGCTGAATGTGATCTGCCATGGTCACCATCCTGATTATGCAATGACCGCCGTGACGGTAGGTCACCAAAAACTGTGGATCCCACGTATTGATACTCAAAAAGACCACATGTTACGTTTACGCATTGATGCCTCAGATGTCTCGTTGGTGTTAGAAAAACCTCAAGTGAGCAGTATTCGTAATATTTTATCTGCGGAGGTTGTTGAGTGGATAGAAGATGGTGAACAGGTCGACGTGAAGTTAGATTTAGGGGATCAGCACTATTTATGGGCACGAATTACTCGCTGGGCGCGCGATGAGCTTTCTATCCGCAAAGGGCGGAAAGTTTATGCTCAAGTGAAGAGTGTTTCGCTCAGCCGGCAGATTACGCTTCATACTCCAAGCCCCAAGTCATAG
- the modB gene encoding molybdate ABC transporter permease subunit, which yields MLSAYEWEAIYLSLKVSSVAVIFSLPLGILVAWVLVRCHFPGKTLLDSIIHLPLVLPPVVVGYLLLISMGRRGFIGEWLYHWFGFSFTFSWRGAALASAVVAFPLMVRAIRLALEAVDRKLEQAARTLGATPLRVFFTITIPLSLPGIIVGTVLAFARSLGEFGATITFVSNIPGETQTIPLAMYTLIETPGAEVDAARLCVIAIVLALISLLISEWLTRWGKKRLGVA from the coding sequence ATGTTAAGTGCTTATGAATGGGAAGCGATTTACCTAAGTTTAAAAGTCTCTAGTGTTGCGGTGATCTTTAGCCTACCGCTAGGGATATTAGTTGCATGGGTATTGGTTCGTTGCCATTTTCCTGGCAAAACACTGCTTGATAGTATTATTCATCTACCACTGGTATTACCGCCAGTGGTAGTGGGGTATTTACTGTTGATCAGTATGGGACGCCGTGGATTTATTGGTGAGTGGTTGTATCATTGGTTTGGGTTTAGCTTCACGTTCAGTTGGCGTGGTGCGGCTTTGGCTTCTGCTGTTGTTGCATTTCCTTTGATGGTGAGAGCCATTCGTTTAGCGCTTGAGGCTGTCGACCGTAAATTAGAACAGGCCGCTAGAACGCTAGGGGCGACACCTTTACGTGTCTTTTTCACTATCACTATTCCGCTCTCTTTACCCGGTATTATTGTGGGTACGGTATTAGCCTTTGCGCGTTCTTTAGGTGAATTTGGTGCCACGATCACTTTCGTATCAAATATTCCAGGTGAAACTCAAACGATACCATTGGCGATGTATACGCTAATTGAAACACCGGGAGCAGAAGTTGATGCTGCTCGTCTGTGTGTTATCGCGATAGTGCTCGCACTGATCTCACTATTAATTTCAGAATGGCTAACCCGTTGGGGTAAAAAGCGATTAGGGGTAGCCTGA
- the modA gene encoding molybdate ABC transporter substrate-binding protein, which translates to MASHSVAAEKITVFAAASLTNAMNEISEQFQKESKVEVVSSYASSSTLARQIEQGAPANLFISADQQWMDYAIDKQLMVENTRYTLLGNELVLIAPKDSKIEKVDINKQTDWKKLLDGGRLAVGDPDHVPVGIYAKEALNYLGAWDTVNPMLARTNNVRSGMALVERDEAPLGIVYGSDAVASQKVKVVGIFPADSHKPVEYPMAIVKDQDNKATRDFYEYLKTPAASEVFKRYGFTPR; encoded by the coding sequence ATGGCAAGCCACAGTGTTGCTGCGGAGAAGATTACCGTTTTTGCTGCCGCTTCTTTGACAAATGCGATGAATGAAATCTCTGAGCAATTTCAGAAAGAAAGCAAAGTAGAAGTGGTTTCATCTTATGCATCATCATCAACGCTTGCACGCCAAATCGAGCAAGGAGCCCCTGCAAATCTATTTATTTCTGCCGATCAACAATGGATGGATTATGCTATTGATAAGCAGTTAATGGTTGAAAATACCCGTTACACTTTATTAGGTAATGAGTTAGTGCTTATTGCACCAAAAGATTCGAAAATTGAAAAAGTCGATATCAATAAACAGACTGATTGGAAAAAACTGCTCGATGGCGGACGTCTTGCGGTAGGTGATCCTGATCATGTGCCTGTTGGGATTTATGCTAAAGAAGCGTTGAACTACTTAGGGGCATGGGATACTGTCAATCCCATGTTAGCGCGAACAAACAACGTACGCAGCGGTATGGCGCTTGTTGAACGCGATGAAGCACCTTTAGGTATCGTGTATGGTTCTGACGCCGTTGCCAGTCAAAAAGTGAAAGTTGTCGGTATCTTTCCAGCTGACTCACATAAACCCGTTGAATACCCAATGGCTATTGTGAAAGATCAAGATAATAAAGCCACTCGTGACTTTTATGAATATCTGAAAACGCCAGCGGCATCAGAGGTATTCAAACGTTACGGTTTCACTCCACGTTAA
- a CDS encoding AcrZ family multidrug efflux pump-associated protein — translation MLDILKSMGFALLMVPVVMFLIMGLIYGLGAFFNLLSKAHVPHHHSENK, via the coding sequence ATGTTAGATATTCTAAAAAGCATGGGTTTTGCCCTGTTGATGGTTCCAGTTGTGATGTTTTTGATTATGGGGCTAATTTATGGCCTTGGGGCTTTCTTTAACCTGTTATCTAAAGCTCACGTTCCGCATCATCACTCCGAGAATAAATAA
- the modE gene encoding molybdenum-dependent transcriptional regulator: protein MQAEILLTLKLQGNLFADPRRISLLKQIKATGSISQGAKLAGISYKSAWDAINEMNQLADDILVDRATGGKGGGGTTLTHYGERLLQLYDLLAQIQQKAFDVLKEDNLPLDSLLAAISRFSLQTSARNQFFGTLIARDHSQVQQHVQVLLADNKTVINAALTEQSANRLGLAEGKEVLALIKAPWVKLTKPSAATDEFDNKLAGKITTLERGDENSEVIVTLLGGETLCSTLSNQEVDQQQLQINDDVTAQFNADQVIIATLC from the coding sequence ATGCAGGCAGAAATCTTACTCACGCTAAAACTACAAGGAAATTTATTTGCTGACCCTCGCCGAATTTCACTGCTTAAACAAATCAAAGCCACAGGATCGATTAGCCAAGGCGCTAAATTAGCAGGGATCAGCTATAAGAGTGCTTGGGATGCCATCAATGAAATGAATCAGTTGGCGGATGATATTTTAGTTGATAGAGCGACAGGCGGTAAAGGCGGTGGAGGAACAACGCTCACTCATTATGGTGAAAGGCTGTTACAACTTTACGATTTACTAGCACAAATCCAGCAAAAGGCATTCGATGTTCTCAAAGAGGACAATTTACCCCTTGATAGTCTTCTCGCTGCTATTTCTCGCTTCTCGCTACAAACCAGCGCACGTAACCAATTCTTTGGTACCTTAATTGCAAGAGACCATAGCCAAGTCCAACAACATGTCCAAGTGTTGTTAGCGGATAATAAAACCGTTATTAATGCCGCCTTAACAGAACAGAGTGCCAACCGCCTAGGCCTTGCCGAAGGTAAGGAAGTACTCGCTTTAATTAAAGCACCTTGGGTGAAATTGACTAAGCCGTCAGCAGCAACGGACGAATTTGATAATAAACTTGCAGGTAAAATCACAACACTTGAACGTGGTGACGAAAATAGCGAAGTTATCGTCACCTTATTAGGCGGTGAAACCCTGTGTTCAACACTCAGTAACCAAGAAGTCGATCAACAGCAGCTCCAGATCAATGACGATGTCACCGCCCAATTTAATGCCGATCAAGTGATCATCGCAACGCTTTGCTAA
- the modF gene encoding molybdate ABC transporter ATP-binding protein ModF, whose product MASITLRHSSFRLNDTQTLDIPELTINQHENWAFIGANGSGKSSLAKALSGELKPLSGIVENTFNTPIRLSFEQLQKIINEEWQRNNTDLLGENEDDTGYTAAEIIQLHHRDNEYCLELAAKFGISDLLSRRFKYLSTGETRKVLLCQTLMAQPDLLVLDEPFDGLDVYSRNNLGELLYSLSEKGLTIILVLNRFDEIPDFIDNMGVLADCKLSVSGNRESVLANTLITQLQHSENLKQLSIPEIEDPTAQISLADDVPRVILRNGVVSYNDKPILHGLNWQVNPKEHWQIIGENGAGKSTLLSLITGDHPQGYSNDLTLFGRRRGTGETIWDIKRHIGYVSNSIHQEYRVATSVINVIISGFHDSIGLYQTPSDRQVQLAYEWLALLGFSAQSAQQPFHSLSWGQQRLVLIARALVKHPTVLILDEPLQGLDGLNRLLVLRFIDIMLNQGSTQLLFVSHHQEDAPSCITHRLKFIPDNGKYRYDIEVVEHHPA is encoded by the coding sequence ATGGCTTCAATTACTCTGCGTCACAGTAGCTTTAGGCTCAATGACACGCAAACACTGGATATACCTGAATTAACAATTAATCAGCATGAAAACTGGGCATTTATTGGTGCTAATGGCAGTGGTAAATCCTCTCTTGCCAAGGCCTTATCAGGAGAACTGAAGCCGTTATCTGGTATCGTGGAAAATACGTTTAACACCCCCATTCGTCTCTCTTTTGAACAACTGCAAAAAATTATTAATGAAGAATGGCAACGTAATAACACCGACTTACTCGGCGAAAATGAAGATGACACGGGCTATACCGCCGCTGAAATTATTCAACTCCACCATCGAGATAATGAATATTGTTTAGAATTAGCCGCAAAATTTGGTATCAGTGATTTACTCTCTAGGCGCTTTAAATATTTATCTACGGGGGAAACCCGTAAAGTATTACTCTGCCAAACCTTAATGGCACAACCTGATTTATTGGTGCTTGATGAACCTTTCGATGGACTAGACGTCTATTCAAGAAATAATCTTGGCGAGTTGCTATACAGCCTATCTGAAAAAGGGCTAACCATTATATTAGTGCTTAATCGATTTGATGAAATTCCTGATTTCATTGATAACATGGGCGTTTTAGCTGATTGCAAGCTCAGCGTATCGGGAAATCGTGAGTCAGTACTTGCTAACACCCTAATCACTCAGCTGCAACACAGCGAAAACCTTAAACAACTCTCTATCCCTGAAATCGAAGACCCAACCGCACAAATTTCATTAGCAGACGATGTGCCACGCGTTATTTTGCGCAATGGCGTTGTCAGTTATAACGATAAACCTATTTTGCACGGTTTAAACTGGCAAGTTAACCCGAAAGAACATTGGCAAATTATTGGTGAAAACGGGGCGGGAAAATCCACATTATTGAGCTTAATTACAGGTGATCACCCGCAAGGCTACAGTAATGATTTAACTTTATTTGGTCGTCGCCGAGGAACGGGAGAAACCATCTGGGATATCAAACGCCATATTGGTTACGTCAGCAACAGTATTCACCAAGAGTATCGTGTCGCAACTAGCGTGATTAATGTCATTATTTCAGGTTTTCACGACTCTATTGGTTTATATCAAACACCTTCAGATCGCCAAGTACAATTAGCTTATGAATGGCTTGCTTTACTAGGATTTTCCGCACAATCCGCACAACAACCTTTTCATAGCTTATCATGGGGTCAACAACGCCTTGTACTCATTGCACGCGCACTTGTTAAACACCCAACAGTGTTAATTTTAGATGAACCCCTACAAGGGCTTGATGGCTTAAATCGTTTATTAGTACTCCGCTTTATCGATATCATGCTGAACCAAGGTTCGACACAACTGCTGTTTGTCAGCCACCACCAAGAAGATGCGCCTAGCTGTATTACGCATCGACTAAAATTTATTCCCGATAACGGCAAATACCGTTATGACATAGAAGTGGTTGAGCATCATCCCGCTTAA
- a CDS encoding CPBP family intramembrane glutamic endopeptidase, translating into MAGWLVLAISLATLATHRFIALFLFFIAVIIALFTHVLSWQAILLLLVITMIGIIRWRFQYHLVVKIVSEIALLAIVVGLFLHVFPGFNNLKYLDKVIVGEQSAPFTLYLNFDKAIVPVALLFCLPNLFSTQPLKTAKPWQWWILISAVPALLIIAAISGGIDVEWHFPTWLPIFMISNLLFVSLAEEALFRGYLQQRFTQWLGSPYLALMLSALLFGAAHAAGGPLLILFATLAGIIYGLAWMWSGKLWLAVSFHFGLNLLHLLFFTYPVKMVSG; encoded by the coding sequence ATGGCCGGCTGGCTTGTCTTGGCTATTTCACTTGCAACACTGGCAACACATCGATTTATCGCCCTATTTTTATTTTTTATTGCGGTCATTATAGCCTTGTTCACTCATGTCCTTAGCTGGCAAGCTATCTTACTGCTTCTTGTCATAACTATGATTGGAATAATTCGCTGGCGTTTTCAATACCATTTAGTCGTCAAAATCGTCAGTGAAATCGCACTGCTCGCCATTGTGGTTGGTCTATTTCTTCATGTATTCCCAGGTTTTAACAACCTCAAATACCTTGATAAGGTTATTGTCGGTGAGCAAAGCGCCCCTTTTACCCTGTATTTAAATTTCGACAAGGCAATAGTGCCTGTTGCTTTATTATTTTGTCTGCCTAATCTATTTTCTACTCAACCACTTAAAACCGCTAAACCTTGGCAATGGTGGATTTTAATATCCGCCGTTCCTGCATTACTGATTATTGCCGCGATCAGTGGAGGAATTGATGTTGAATGGCATTTCCCCACATGGCTGCCGATATTTATGATCAGTAATCTGTTGTTTGTCTCACTCGCTGAAGAGGCGCTCTTTCGCGGTTACTTACAACAACGATTCACCCAATGGCTAGGCTCCCCCTACCTAGCACTCATGCTCAGTGCCCTACTTTTCGGTGCAGCACACGCCGCTGGAGGCCCTTTATTGATCCTCTTTGCCACCCTTGCGGGGATTATCTATGGTTTAGCGTGGATGTGGAGTGGAAAATTATGGCTTGCTGTATCGTTTCACTTCGGGTTAAATCTATTACATCTATTGTTTTTTACTTACCCAGTCAAAATGGTCTCTGGATGA
- the gpmA gene encoding 2,3-diphosphoglycerate-dependent phosphoglycerate mutase produces the protein MAVTKLVLVRHGESEWNKENRFTGWTDVELSDKGREEAKIAGQQLKEEGFVFDFAYTSVLKRAIHTLWNILDQVDQQWLPVEKSWKLNERHYGALQGLDKSETAAKYGDEQVKLWRRGFAITPPELTKDDERYPGHDPRYAKLSSDELPVTESLATTIERVVPYWEQEIKPRVAAGEKVIIAAHGNSLRALVKYLDNMGEEEILNLNIPTAVPLVYEFDENMKPIKHYYLGNQEEIAAKQAAVANQGKAK, from the coding sequence ATGGCTGTAACTAAACTGGTTTTGGTAAGACACGGTGAGAGTGAGTGGAACAAAGAGAACCGTTTCACTGGCTGGACTGATGTTGAACTGTCAGACAAAGGCCGTGAAGAAGCAAAAATTGCAGGTCAACAGTTGAAAGAAGAAGGTTTTGTCTTTGATTTCGCATATACCTCAGTTCTGAAACGTGCTATCCATACTTTATGGAATATCCTTGATCAGGTTGATCAGCAATGGCTGCCTGTTGAAAAAAGCTGGAAACTGAACGAGCGTCACTATGGTGCACTACAAGGCCTAGATAAGTCTGAAACTGCGGCGAAATATGGTGATGAGCAAGTTAAATTATGGCGTCGTGGTTTCGCAATCACGCCTCCTGAGCTGACTAAAGATGATGAGCGTTACCCTGGTCATGACCCACGCTATGCAAAACTATCAAGCGATGAACTGCCAGTGACTGAAAGCTTAGCAACCACCATCGAGCGTGTTGTTCCTTACTGGGAGCAAGAGATCAAACCACGTGTTGCAGCAGGTGAAAAAGTGATTATTGCCGCTCACGGTAACTCACTACGCGCACTGGTAAAATACTTGGATAACATGGGTGAAGAAGAAATTCTCAACCTGAATATTCCAACCGCTGTCCCTTTGGTTTATGAGTTTGATGAAAACATGAAACCAATCAAGCATTACTATCTTGGTAACCAAGAAGAAATCGCGGCTAAACAAGCTGCGGTTGCCAACCAAGGAAAAGCGAAATAA
- the aroG gene encoding 3-deoxy-7-phosphoheptulonate synthase AroG — translation MNYQNDDVRIKQIKELLPPIALLEKFPATDKAAFTVHEARLAIHNILSGEDDRLVVVIGPCSIHDTKAALEYAERLNKLREELKGSLEIVMRVYFEKPRTTVGWKGLINDPHMDNSFDINEGLRIARELLVKINDQGLPTAGEFLDMISPQYVADLMSWGAIGARTTESQVHRELASGLSCPVGFKNGTDGTIKIAIDAINSARSPHCFLSVTKWGHSAIVNTSGNQDCHIILRGGKEPNYSAEHVKAVREGLANAGLTPSIMIDFSHANSSKKFEKQMIVADDVSEQLRQGDRSITGVMIESHLVEGNQSLDSGEPLVYGKSVTDACIGWDDTEKVLRQLSDAVIARRQK, via the coding sequence ATGAATTATCAGAACGATGACGTCAGAATTAAACAAATAAAAGAATTATTGCCACCTATTGCATTGCTGGAGAAGTTTCCTGCAACAGATAAAGCGGCGTTTACCGTTCATGAAGCACGTCTCGCCATCCATAATATCTTGTCAGGCGAAGATGATCGCCTTGTTGTTGTGATTGGCCCTTGCTCTATTCATGATACTAAAGCGGCTCTAGAATATGCTGAGCGCCTGAATAAATTAAGAGAAGAACTTAAAGGTTCACTTGAAATCGTGATGCGCGTGTATTTTGAAAAACCACGCACCACTGTGGGCTGGAAAGGGCTAATTAATGATCCTCATATGGATAATAGCTTTGATATTAATGAAGGATTGCGTATTGCTCGTGAGCTATTGGTCAAAATTAATGATCAGGGGCTACCAACGGCGGGTGAGTTTTTGGATATGATCAGCCCACAATATGTTGCTGATTTAATGAGCTGGGGAGCAATTGGTGCACGTACGACGGAGTCCCAAGTTCACCGAGAACTCGCATCGGGTCTTTCTTGTCCTGTCGGTTTTAAAAACGGGACCGATGGCACAATTAAAATTGCTATTGATGCAATTAACTCTGCACGTTCGCCGCATTGTTTCTTATCTGTCACCAAATGGGGCCATTCAGCTATCGTGAATACGAGTGGTAATCAGGATTGCCACATTATTTTGCGTGGTGGTAAAGAGCCTAACTATAGCGCAGAGCATGTTAAAGCGGTACGTGAAGGGCTAGCCAACGCAGGGCTAACGCCAAGCATTATGATTGATTTCAGCCATGCTAACAGTAGTAAGAAGTTTGAGAAGCAGATGATTGTGGCTGATGATGTAAGTGAACAATTACGCCAAGGCGATCGTTCTATCACAGGGGTGATGATCGAAAGTCATCTTGTAGAAGGAAACCAAAGCTTAGATTCTGGTGAGCCACTGGTTTATGGTAAAAGCGTCACAGATGCATGCATTGGGTGGGATGATACTGAAAAAGTACTACGTCAATTATCTGATGCTGTGATTGCTCGTCGTCAGAAGTAA
- the pnuC gene encoding nicotinamide riboside transporter PnuC, whose translation MDFFSTSNILVTIPLWSSIYELSYIEAVGTIAGLLCILLASFEKTINYFFGLINVTLFAVIFFQIQLYANLLLQVFFFIANIYGWYAWSRVDNQQQTELKIRWLSLPKAMITLLVSVLVIAYLTYNIDRVFGVLATWAVDVLNLFGANLQLPALEPDAFPFWDSTMTVLSVVAMVLMTRKYVENWLLWVIINVISIVVFYKQGVYAMSLEYLILLGIALNGSRLWVKSAKQNGSAPLSRSS comes from the coding sequence ATGGATTTCTTTAGCACAAGTAATATTTTAGTCACTATTCCGTTGTGGAGTAGTATTTATGAGTTGTCATATATCGAAGCGGTAGGGACGATTGCGGGGTTATTATGCATTCTGTTGGCCAGTTTTGAAAAGACCATCAATTACTTTTTTGGGTTAATCAACGTCACCTTGTTTGCGGTGATCTTTTTTCAAATTCAACTCTACGCCAACTTGCTGTTACAGGTGTTTTTCTTCATCGCGAATATCTATGGCTGGTACGCATGGAGCCGTGTTGATAATCAGCAGCAAACGGAGTTAAAAATTCGTTGGCTGAGTTTACCGAAAGCAATGATAACGTTATTAGTCTCTGTGTTAGTAATCGCTTACTTAACTTACAATATTGATAGGGTTTTCGGGGTATTGGCGACATGGGCTGTTGACGTATTAAATTTATTTGGCGCTAACTTGCAGTTACCTGCCTTAGAACCGGATGCGTTTCCATTCTGGGATTCAACTATGACGGTTTTATCTGTGGTAGCGATGGTCCTAATGACTCGCAAATATGTTGAAAACTGGCTTTTATGGGTAATCATTAACGTGATTAGTATTGTTGTATTCTATAAGCAAGGCGTATATGCGATGTCTTTAGAGTACTTAATCTTACTAGGCATTGCGTTGAATGGTTCAAGATTGTGGGTGAAATCAGCGAAGCAAAATGGTTCAGCGCCACTTTCTCGCTCATCATGA